The genomic stretch CTCGTACCAAATGGGTAACCTTGATTGCATGGATAGTCATTGCAGCGCTTCTCAGCGTATTTCTTCCCGCTGTTGGTGATATGGAGCAAAATAATGCACAAAACCTGGAGTCTGATAGTCCTTCTGTCATTGCAGAACAATTGATTAAAGACAAGTTTCCTAGCTCATCGGGTATTCCAGCTCTCGTTGTATGGCATCGTGAGAGTGGACTGACTGAGGAAGACTACTTGCTTGTTCAGAAAACGACGCAAACATTAGTTGAACAGCCATTGCAGGAGCAGGGAGAGCTGGTGCCGCTGCACCAATTGCCAATGCCGGCTTTGCAGCAATTCACTTCAGAGGACGGTACAACGCTAGTTCAACCGATCTCTTTTGCAGAGCAGACTGAAACCGAAATTTTGAAAGAAAATATAGAAGCGATTCAAACGATTATTGGAAATGAATCGGGCAGAGATCCATTTGCTATTGCCATTAACGATGCGACTGAACTGAGCGTGCGGATCAGCGGTCCTGTAGGGATCACGGTTGATGCGACTGGATTATTTAAAGGCGCCGATGTTTCTCTGTTAATTGCTACAGTATTCATCGTACTTATATTACTGCTCCTTATCTATCGTTCGCCAATTCTTGCAATGATACCGCTTATCGGGGTTGGCTTTGCTTATATAGTAACGAGTCCGCTGCTCGGATGGATGGCTCGTGAGGGCTGGATCATCGTTGATGCACAAGCGATTTCAATTATGACGGTTCTCTTATTCGGTGCTGGAACGGATTATTGCTTATTTTTCATCTCACATTTCCGGCAAGAGCTCACGCGTGAGAGCGATAAAATGAAAGCATTAAAGCGTTCATTCAAAGATGCGTCCGGAGCAATAGCTATGAGCGGCTTTACAGTGGTACTATCCTTGCTTGCTTTATTAGCGGCAAAATACGGTGCTTATGATCGCTTCGCAGTCCCTTTCAGCTTATCTATACTTGTTATGGGAATTGCTAGCTTAACGCTTGTCCCAGCCTTGCTTGCCATTATCGGCCGAGCATCATTTTATCCATTTCTTCCACGTACGGAAGCGATGGAGCAAGCTCGTGCTGCAAAGAAAGGTAAAACATTCCGCAAGCCTGACCCAGAGAAGAAGCTTGGCTACAAAGTGGGGAATATCGTTGTCACTAAGCCTTGGACAGTGGTTATTTCTGCTGTAGTTGTGCTTGGAATTCTCGCTAGCTTCAGCAGCCAAATCAAGTTCACTTATGATTTATTGTCTTCGTTCCCTAAAGATATGCCATCAAGAGAAGGCTTTGAAGTGATTTCCAAGACGTTTACACCGGGCGATTTGGCTCCGGTCACCGTTGCTATTCAGACAGAGGGTGCAGGAGCTGATCTAGCTGCCAAGCTGGCAGGCGTTCCACTCGTCGATCATGTTCAAGAGCCGAAGGAGAGCTTGGATGATCCGAATTTAGTTTCCTATTCTGTCATATTGAATATCAATCCCTATTCACAAGAAGCGATGGATACGATCCCGCTGCTAAGAGAAGCAGTCGAGACGGCTTTACTAGGCGCAAACGTTGCTGATGTTGACCAAAAGGTATGGATTAGCGGTCAAACCGCATCCCAGTATGATTCAAGGCAGCTTACCAACCACGATAATAGCGTAATTATTCCTTTAGTCATTGTGCTGATTATGCTTTTGCTCGTAGCTTACCTAAGATCGATTGTGGCGATGCTTTACTTAGTCGGAACGGTGTTGCTGTCTTACGGTGCAGCACTTGGCCTTGGGTGGATCATTCTTCATTACTTTATGGGGATTGATGCGATTCAAGCCTCGATACCTCTCTACTCCTTTGTTTTCCTTATCGCGCTTGGAGAGGATTACAATATTTTCA from Paenibacillus sp. FSL H8-0548 encodes the following:
- a CDS encoding MMPL family transporter, whose amino-acid sequence is MIERLAGIIAGPRTKWVTLIAWIVIAALLSVFLPAVGDMEQNNAQNLESDSPSVIAEQLIKDKFPSSSGIPALVVWHRESGLTEEDYLLVQKTTQTLVEQPLQEQGELVPLHQLPMPALQQFTSEDGTTLVQPISFAEQTETEILKENIEAIQTIIGNESGRDPFAIAINDATELSVRISGPVGITVDATGLFKGADVSLLIATVFIVLILLLLIYRSPILAMIPLIGVGFAYIVTSPLLGWMAREGWIIVDAQAISIMTVLLFGAGTDYCLFFISHFRQELTRESDKMKALKRSFKDASGAIAMSGFTVVLSLLALLAAKYGAYDRFAVPFSLSILVMGIASLTLVPALLAIIGRASFYPFLPRTEAMEQARAAKKGKTFRKPDPEKKLGYKVGNIVVTKPWTVVISAVVVLGILASFSSQIKFTYDLLSSFPKDMPSREGFEVISKTFTPGDLAPVTVAIQTEGAGADLAAKLAGVPLVDHVQEPKESLDDPNLVSYSVILNINPYSQEAMDTIPLLREAVETALLGANVADVDQKVWISGQTASQYDSRQLTNHDNSVIIPLVIVLIMLLLVAYLRSIVAMLYLVGTVLLSYGAALGLGWIILHYFMGIDAIQASIPLYSFVFLIALGEDYNIFMISSIWQKRKTMPLKQAIKEGVGETGGVITSAGLILAATFSVLATLPIQVLVQFGLITAIGVLMDTFIVRPFLVPAITALLGKKAFWPAKVELIEEPKLRARN